The following proteins are co-located in the Oenanthe melanoleuca isolate GR-GAL-2019-014 chromosome 4, OMel1.0, whole genome shotgun sequence genome:
- the REST gene encoding RE1-silencing transcription factor isoform X1 has protein sequence MRGRLRPPPPPAAPLARPAPPRSSRAAGRPRAAGGITAMATQVLGQSGGNSLFPGTSNIGMALSNDMYDLQDLSKAELAAPQLIMLANVALTGEVSGNCCDYLVGEERQMAELTTVGDSNFSDSDGEGMEDIQAAESDRDAPENVELSSLEVPSVDTQGPAACSPPKTPSVDKDSSLEALSTPESTEDKCKSLKSKPFRCKPCQYEAESEEEFVHHIRVHSAKKFFVEENAEKQAQVKESDSCTAEEVDFSKGPIRCDRCGYNTNRYDHYLAHLKHHNKAGENERVYKCTICTYTTVSEYHWKKHLRNHFPRKVYTCSECSYFSDRKNNYIQHIRTHTGERPYQCAMCPYSSSQKTHLTRHMRTHSGEKPFKCDQCSYVASNQHEVTRHARQVHNGPKPLICPHCNYKTADRSNFKKHVELHINPRQFLCPVCDYAASKKCNLQYHIKSRHPDCSDITMDVSKVKLRTKKSEADFSESGNDKVGKEPTKGDSAAKKTEKIVKVEKKDNSAKEKKSASSVSAGQVTTRSRKSASENKKVDIKTEKSTEKTCKTKKVKRKAETEATSSKQEPANDTSVVTKKKKKVEAKPRDYQEAQKSDVAPEEEPKKQNFCLKKNRKKKALKIKHSKKSSKLDQEKLEEEEMPVEYPVTEEDGHVKLDTEGSDQKGQGPTDTVALSNNGGHALSGESADLKGNCIQGPGQLCLPAQDANTEGEVEDQEMPAAAGESEDTGGAKEEKRQVDKGEDTCSQESSHAVSSEKSLDVLMDVVPNLAPENEPDETVAETETKSNLMDLTKTCLPATESAADAVPVPVPAEGCTQSPKVALSLSRDNSAMNESQEMDEDEGIHSHEGSDISDNISEGSDDSGLNGARSVQEETSPKMSQEAPDTTVALENYVCIFCDRSFKKESEYSKHLNRHLVNVYYLEKAAKGQE, from the exons ATGCGGGGGCGcctccgcccgccgccgccgccagcaGCGCCTCtcgcccgccccgccccgccccgcagcAGCCGCGCGGCCgggcggccccgcgccgccggtGG AATTACTGCCATGGCAACTCAAGTGCTGGGACAGTCTGGTGGGAACAGCCTCTTTCCTGGCACTTCTAATATTGGCATGGCGTTGTCCAATGACATGTATGACTTACAGGACCTTTCTaaagctgagctggcagctcctcagcttATTATGTTGGCAAATGTGGCCTTGACGGGAGAAGTTAGTGGCAACTGCTGTGATTATCTGGTTGGAGAAGAGAGACAAATGGCAGAATTGACAACAGTGGGGGACAGCAACTTCTCAGATAGTGATGGAGAGGGTATGGAAGATATCCAGGCTGCAGAGAGTGACCGTGACGCACCTGAGAATGTGGAATTAAGCTCCCTTGAGGTTCCTAGTGTGGATACTCAAGGTCCAGCTGCTTGTTCCCCTCCTAAGACTCCCAGTGTGGACAAAGATAGCTCATTGGAAGCACTGAGTACTCCAGAAAGCACAGAGGACAAGTGTAAGAGTTTGAAGAGCAAACCATTTCGTTGTAAGCCTTGCCAGTATGAGGCAGAGTCTGAAGAGGAGTTTGTGCATCATATCAGGGTTCACAGTGCTAAGAAATTCTTTgtggaagaaaatgcagaaaagcaagCACAGGTGAAGGAGTCTGATTCCTGCACTGCAGAGGAGGTGGATTTCTCTAAGGGCCCAATCCGTTGTGATCGCTGTGGCTATAACACTAACAGATACGATCACTATCTGGCTCACTTGAAGCACCACAACAAAGCAGGGGAAAATGAGAGAGTCTACAAGTGTACCATATGCACTTACACTACTGTCAGTGAATATCACTGGAAAAAACATCTAAGAAATCATTTTCCCAGGAAAGTGTATACCTGCTCAGAGTGCTCCtatttttcagacagaaagAACAATTATATTCAACATATTCGAACTCACACAG GGGAGCGACCCTATCAATGTGCGATGTGTCCTTATTCCAGCTCTCAGAAGACTCATTTAACCAGGCACATGCGCACCCACTCAG GTGAGAAGCCATTCAAATGTGACCAGTGCAGCTACGTGGCCTCAAACCAGCATGAAGTGACTCGTCATGCGAGGCAAGTGCACAACGGGCCAAAGCCTCTGATCTGCCCGCACTGTAACTACAAAACCGCTGACCGCAGCAATTTCAAAAAGCATGTTGAGCTCCACATCAACCCGCGCCAGTTTCTCTGCCCTGTTTGTGATTATGCAGCGTCTAAAAAATGTAACCTGCAGTATCACATCAAGTCCAGGCATCCCGATTGTTCTGACATCACCATGGATGTCTCAAAGGTGAAGCTACGGACTAAAAAGAGTGAAGCTGACTTTTCTGAGAGCGGTAATGACAAAGTGGGGAAAGAACCAACAAAAGGAGATtcagctgcaaagaaaacagagaaaattgtGAAGGTGGAGAAAAAAGATAattcagcaaaggaaaagaagtcaGCAAGCAGTGTTTCTGCAGGCCAGGTGACAACCAGGAGTCGGAAATCGGCTTCAGAAAACAAGAAGGTGGATATTAAAACTGAGAAAAGTACTGAGAAAACATGTAAAACAAAGAAGgtcaaaagaaaagcagagactGAGGCAACTTCCTCAAAACAAGAGCCTGCAAATGATACCTCAGTagtaacaaaaaagaaaaagaaagtggaaGCTAAACCTAGAGACTACCAGGAAGCTCAAAAAAGTGATGTTGCACCAGAGGAAGAGcctaaaaagcaaaatttttgcctcaagaaaaacagaaaaaagaaagctctGAAAATTAAGCACAGTAAAAAGAGCAGTAAACTTGATCAGGAGAAGCTTGAGGAAGAGGAGATGCCAGTTGAGTATCCTGTTACAGAAGAAGATGGACATGTGAAGCTGGACACTGAGGGCAGTGACCAAAAGGGGCAAGGTCCCACTGACACAGTGGCATTAAGCAACAATGGTGGTCATGCTCTAAGCGGGGAGAGCGCTGATCTCAAAGGAAACTGCATCCAGGGTCCAGGGCAGCTTTGTCTGCCAGCTCAGGATGCAAACACAGAAGGTGAGGTAGAGGACCAAGAAATGCCTGCGGCAGCGGGAGAGAGTGAAGATACTGGTGGTGCAAAAGAGGAGAAGAGACAGGTGGACAAAGGGGAAGACACTTGCTCTCAGGAATCTTCCCATGCAGTGTCTTCTGAAAAAAGCTTGGATGTACTCATGGATGTGGTACCAAATCTGGCACCTGAGAATGAGCCAGATGAAACTGTGGCAGAAACTGAGACTAAGTCAAACCTGATGGACTTGACCAAGACATGCCTGCCAGCAACAGAGTCAGCAGCAgatgctgtgccagtgcctgtgCCCGCAGAAGGGTGTACACAAAGCCCTAAAGTGGCTCTGTCCTTATCTCGGGATAACTCAGCCATGAATGAATCTCAGGAAATGGATGAGGATGAGGGCATCCACAGCCATGAAGGCAGTGACATCAGTGACAACATATCAGAAGGAAGCGACGACTCGGGCTTAAATGGTGCTCGCTCTGTACAAGAGGAAACAAGTCCAAAGATGTCACAAGAAGCTCCGGACACCACGGTGGCCCTGGAGAACTATGTGTGCATTTTTTGTGACCGctcatttaaaaaggaaagtgaaTACAGCAAGCACCTCAACAGGCACTTAGTTAATGTGTATTATCTTGAGAAGGCAGCAAAAGGGCAGGAGTAG
- the REST gene encoding RE1-silencing transcription factor isoform X2: MATQVLGQSGGNSLFPGTSNIGMALSNDMYDLQDLSKAELAAPQLIMLANVALTGEVSGNCCDYLVGEERQMAELTTVGDSNFSDSDGEGMEDIQAAESDRDAPENVELSSLEVPSVDTQGPAACSPPKTPSVDKDSSLEALSTPESTEDKCKSLKSKPFRCKPCQYEAESEEEFVHHIRVHSAKKFFVEENAEKQAQVKESDSCTAEEVDFSKGPIRCDRCGYNTNRYDHYLAHLKHHNKAGENERVYKCTICTYTTVSEYHWKKHLRNHFPRKVYTCSECSYFSDRKNNYIQHIRTHTGERPYQCAMCPYSSSQKTHLTRHMRTHSGEKPFKCDQCSYVASNQHEVTRHARQVHNGPKPLICPHCNYKTADRSNFKKHVELHINPRQFLCPVCDYAASKKCNLQYHIKSRHPDCSDITMDVSKVKLRTKKSEADFSESGNDKVGKEPTKGDSAAKKTEKIVKVEKKDNSAKEKKSASSVSAGQVTTRSRKSASENKKVDIKTEKSTEKTCKTKKVKRKAETEATSSKQEPANDTSVVTKKKKKVEAKPRDYQEAQKSDVAPEEEPKKQNFCLKKNRKKKALKIKHSKKSSKLDQEKLEEEEMPVEYPVTEEDGHVKLDTEGSDQKGQGPTDTVALSNNGGHALSGESADLKGNCIQGPGQLCLPAQDANTEGEVEDQEMPAAAGESEDTGGAKEEKRQVDKGEDTCSQESSHAVSSEKSLDVLMDVVPNLAPENEPDETVAETETKSNLMDLTKTCLPATESAADAVPVPVPAEGCTQSPKVALSLSRDNSAMNESQEMDEDEGIHSHEGSDISDNISEGSDDSGLNGARSVQEETSPKMSQEAPDTTVALENYVCIFCDRSFKKESEYSKHLNRHLVNVYYLEKAAKGQE; the protein is encoded by the exons ATGGCAACTCAAGTGCTGGGACAGTCTGGTGGGAACAGCCTCTTTCCTGGCACTTCTAATATTGGCATGGCGTTGTCCAATGACATGTATGACTTACAGGACCTTTCTaaagctgagctggcagctcctcagcttATTATGTTGGCAAATGTGGCCTTGACGGGAGAAGTTAGTGGCAACTGCTGTGATTATCTGGTTGGAGAAGAGAGACAAATGGCAGAATTGACAACAGTGGGGGACAGCAACTTCTCAGATAGTGATGGAGAGGGTATGGAAGATATCCAGGCTGCAGAGAGTGACCGTGACGCACCTGAGAATGTGGAATTAAGCTCCCTTGAGGTTCCTAGTGTGGATACTCAAGGTCCAGCTGCTTGTTCCCCTCCTAAGACTCCCAGTGTGGACAAAGATAGCTCATTGGAAGCACTGAGTACTCCAGAAAGCACAGAGGACAAGTGTAAGAGTTTGAAGAGCAAACCATTTCGTTGTAAGCCTTGCCAGTATGAGGCAGAGTCTGAAGAGGAGTTTGTGCATCATATCAGGGTTCACAGTGCTAAGAAATTCTTTgtggaagaaaatgcagaaaagcaagCACAGGTGAAGGAGTCTGATTCCTGCACTGCAGAGGAGGTGGATTTCTCTAAGGGCCCAATCCGTTGTGATCGCTGTGGCTATAACACTAACAGATACGATCACTATCTGGCTCACTTGAAGCACCACAACAAAGCAGGGGAAAATGAGAGAGTCTACAAGTGTACCATATGCACTTACACTACTGTCAGTGAATATCACTGGAAAAAACATCTAAGAAATCATTTTCCCAGGAAAGTGTATACCTGCTCAGAGTGCTCCtatttttcagacagaaagAACAATTATATTCAACATATTCGAACTCACACAG GGGAGCGACCCTATCAATGTGCGATGTGTCCTTATTCCAGCTCTCAGAAGACTCATTTAACCAGGCACATGCGCACCCACTCAG GTGAGAAGCCATTCAAATGTGACCAGTGCAGCTACGTGGCCTCAAACCAGCATGAAGTGACTCGTCATGCGAGGCAAGTGCACAACGGGCCAAAGCCTCTGATCTGCCCGCACTGTAACTACAAAACCGCTGACCGCAGCAATTTCAAAAAGCATGTTGAGCTCCACATCAACCCGCGCCAGTTTCTCTGCCCTGTTTGTGATTATGCAGCGTCTAAAAAATGTAACCTGCAGTATCACATCAAGTCCAGGCATCCCGATTGTTCTGACATCACCATGGATGTCTCAAAGGTGAAGCTACGGACTAAAAAGAGTGAAGCTGACTTTTCTGAGAGCGGTAATGACAAAGTGGGGAAAGAACCAACAAAAGGAGATtcagctgcaaagaaaacagagaaaattgtGAAGGTGGAGAAAAAAGATAattcagcaaaggaaaagaagtcaGCAAGCAGTGTTTCTGCAGGCCAGGTGACAACCAGGAGTCGGAAATCGGCTTCAGAAAACAAGAAGGTGGATATTAAAACTGAGAAAAGTACTGAGAAAACATGTAAAACAAAGAAGgtcaaaagaaaagcagagactGAGGCAACTTCCTCAAAACAAGAGCCTGCAAATGATACCTCAGTagtaacaaaaaagaaaaagaaagtggaaGCTAAACCTAGAGACTACCAGGAAGCTCAAAAAAGTGATGTTGCACCAGAGGAAGAGcctaaaaagcaaaatttttgcctcaagaaaaacagaaaaaagaaagctctGAAAATTAAGCACAGTAAAAAGAGCAGTAAACTTGATCAGGAGAAGCTTGAGGAAGAGGAGATGCCAGTTGAGTATCCTGTTACAGAAGAAGATGGACATGTGAAGCTGGACACTGAGGGCAGTGACCAAAAGGGGCAAGGTCCCACTGACACAGTGGCATTAAGCAACAATGGTGGTCATGCTCTAAGCGGGGAGAGCGCTGATCTCAAAGGAAACTGCATCCAGGGTCCAGGGCAGCTTTGTCTGCCAGCTCAGGATGCAAACACAGAAGGTGAGGTAGAGGACCAAGAAATGCCTGCGGCAGCGGGAGAGAGTGAAGATACTGGTGGTGCAAAAGAGGAGAAGAGACAGGTGGACAAAGGGGAAGACACTTGCTCTCAGGAATCTTCCCATGCAGTGTCTTCTGAAAAAAGCTTGGATGTACTCATGGATGTGGTACCAAATCTGGCACCTGAGAATGAGCCAGATGAAACTGTGGCAGAAACTGAGACTAAGTCAAACCTGATGGACTTGACCAAGACATGCCTGCCAGCAACAGAGTCAGCAGCAgatgctgtgccagtgcctgtgCCCGCAGAAGGGTGTACACAAAGCCCTAAAGTGGCTCTGTCCTTATCTCGGGATAACTCAGCCATGAATGAATCTCAGGAAATGGATGAGGATGAGGGCATCCACAGCCATGAAGGCAGTGACATCAGTGACAACATATCAGAAGGAAGCGACGACTCGGGCTTAAATGGTGCTCGCTCTGTACAAGAGGAAACAAGTCCAAAGATGTCACAAGAAGCTCCGGACACCACGGTGGCCCTGGAGAACTATGTGTGCATTTTTTGTGACCGctcatttaaaaaggaaagtgaaTACAGCAAGCACCTCAACAGGCACTTAGTTAATGTGTATTATCTTGAGAAGGCAGCAAAAGGGCAGGAGTAG
- the SARAF gene encoding store-operated calcium entry-associated regulatory factor encodes MAGLALRLLLLLSVPAGLALGWDRPGKVLLRDVQALTLHRGQYTTSRRTAAVPQLQCTGGSAGCSRVPEVVQCYNKGWDGYDVQWQCRADLDNAYRFGQMEVSCEGYDYPDDPYILRGSCSLLFRLELTEEGERKVKNSGSFDSSYYQLRKDYSDSGSGAIVVIVLLVLAFGVYKLFLSNQQSQQNSGHSDGFSQPFWQSQQAPPPPGFKSTFTDDSSFGTHSHHGTSSGPGFWTGLGAGGLLGYLAGSHRAQPRSQYHSMWADPTAVPPMHGHSRNSTEGSSSGTRTASGFGGTKRR; translated from the exons atggcagggctggctctacgcctgctcctcctgctctccgTCCCCGCGGGACTCGCGCTGGGCTGGGACCGACCGG GGAAGGTTCTGCTGCGGGATGTTCAGGCGCTCACTCTCCACAGAGGGCAATACACAACATCCAGGCGGACAGCTGCGGTCCCTCAGCTGCAGTGCACAGGAGGCTCTGCGGGGTGTTCTCGCGTCCCTGAGGTGGTTCAGTGTTACAACAAAGGATGGGATGGCTATGATGTACAG tggcagtgcagagcagacTTGGACAATGCCTACCGTTTTGGACAAATGGAAGTGAGCTGTGAAGGCTACGATTACCCAGATGACCCTTACATACTAAGAGGCTCCTGTAGTTTGCTGTTCAGGCTAGAGCTTACTGAAGAAGGTGAAAGGAAAGTGAAGAATTCTGGAAGCTTTGACTCTAGCTATTACCAGTTAAGGAAAGATTATTCTGATTCTGGTTCTGGAGCAATTGTTGTAATCGTTCTTCTCGTTCTTGCTTTTGGAGTATACAAGTTATTCCTCAGCAACCAACAGTCTCAGCAGAATTCTGGGCATAGTGATGGCTTCTCTCAGCCCTTCTGGCAGAGTCAGCAggcacctcctcctcctggttTTAAATCCACCTTCACAG ATGACAGCAGCTTTGGAACTCATTCCCATCATGGAACCAGTTCAGGACCAGGATTTTGGACTGGATTAGGAGCAGGAGGCTTGCTAGGCTACTTGGCAGGCAGTCACAG AGCACAGCCGCGTTCCCAGTATCACAGTATGTGGGCAGATCCCACAGCTGTACCTCCGATGCATGGGCACTCAAGGAATTCCACAGAAGGAAGCAGTTCAGGAACAAGAACTGCCTCTG gttttGGGGGCACAAAGCGAAGATGA
- the LEPROTL1 gene encoding leptin receptor overlapping transcript-like 1 yields MAGIKALISLSFGGAVGLMFLMLGCALPQYNQYWPLFVLFFYILSPIPYCIARRLVDDTDATSNACKELAIFLTTGIVVSAFGLPIVFARAELIYWGACALVLTGNTVIFATILGFFLVFGSNDDFSWQQW; encoded by the exons ATGGCGGGAATCAAAG CGCTGATCAGCCTGTCCTTTGGGGGAGCGGTCGGACTGATGTTCTTGATGCTCGGATGTGCCCTGCCCCAATACAA ccAATACTGGCCactgtttgttctgtttttttacATCCTTTCTCCTATCCCGTATTGCATAGCAAGAAGATTGGTAGATGACACGGATGCTACAAGTAATGCCTGCAAGGAGCTGGCAATATTCCTTACAACAGGCATTGTGGTCTCAGCATTTGGGCTGCCCATAGTGTTTGCAAGAGCAGAACTG ATTTACTGGGGCGCATGTGCACTTGTTCTTACTGGGAATACAGTCATCTTTGCCACGATCCTAGGATTTTTCTTGGTCTTTGGCAGCAATGATGActtcagctggcagcagtggtgA